A genomic region of Miscanthus floridulus cultivar M001 chromosome 3, ASM1932011v1, whole genome shotgun sequence contains the following coding sequences:
- the LOC136543387 gene encoding uncharacterized protein, whose protein sequence is MVIFDRHRESDDGRQVDKRIVEGLVRMFDESNALQYIVDAFASVEENRLRFIVRNNKNLRSEVYKGLEDALCRGDVDGSGLVLYTVEFQKRGLPHVHILIWLEGNTKDPRPSFIDSIICVEIPDRASDPLGYSLVNEFMVHGPCGQLNQKCPCMKNNKCSKFFPKGTQPNTIVGEDGFVQYRRHPDIGHFVERYGVKLDNEWVVPYNMTLLKRFRAHINIEWCNKTHLIKYLFKYITKGPDRAKAVIETCAPNVAGDSSHAEVDSSYHSAQPLDSQRQTEDVDEVREYIDCRYLSSHEAIWRLFEFDIHYRTLAVERLAMHLPFMNNVVYPANQPLSTIVHDHSYMQTTLTEWFSANRKFPCARELTYIEFPTKWVWHKKYKEWRPRKGPTKIGRAIYINPSCGELYYLRMLLNVAKGATSYTDLRTINGVLYPTFKDACQSMGLLGDDSEWREALREASMWGSSAQMRQLLVTIILFCSVCDTASLFNEFYEYFTDDILYSIKRMVQLPTYNVPKDQLKNHVLLELGSLFVKNGGLMTYYGLPEPDRTMRSRVANRLLAEELAYDCEDLMRIHGTLAGQLNVEQKKVYDVVTQSVYRKSGQFFFVYGCGGTGKTFLWNAIISHLRSERLIVLAVASSGVASPLLPGGRTAHSRFKIPIVIDESSMCNIKRGTFLADLIAHSSLIIWDEAPMTHRHCFESLDRSMRDILGETDSSCLNNLFGGKTVVLGGDFRQVLPVVEGGSRLDTIDASITNSYLWKHVKILKLTINMRLLEMSCNGLPTDKVRAFSDWVLSIGDGTAAGSNHTDDGDSELVEIPHDILVPKLGSPFDNIIRCTYPNLDTFYSYPNYLRERAIIAPKNDTINEINNCVLSLIPGSEKVYLSSDSLVETSKDHGWVARNVAAQFKPEC, encoded by the exons TGCTCTACACCGTCGAGTTCCAAAAGCGTGGCCTGCCCCACGTTCATATTTTGATTTGGCTTGAAGGTAACACTAAAGACCCTCGTCCTTCTTTTATTGACTCAATAATATGTGTAGAGATACCGGATAGGGCATCTGACCCACTAGGTTATAGTCTTGTCAATGAATTTATGGTGCATGGCCCTTGTGGTCAGCTGAATCAGAAATGCCCGTGCATGAAAAACAACAAGTGCTCCAAGTTCTTCCCAAAGGGCACTCAACCAAACACAATTGTTGGTGAGGATGGCTTTGTGCAGTATAGGCGCCATCCTGACATAGGGCACTTTGTCGAGCGATACGGTGTTAAACTTGACAACGAATGGGTTGTCCCATACAATATGACGTTGTTGAAAAGATTTAGAGCACATATAAATATTGAATGGTGTAACAAGACACATCTTATAAAAtacttgtttaaatatattacaaAAGGGCCGGACCGTGCTAAGGCTGTCATTGAAACATGTGCACCTAACGTAGCTGGGGACAGTTCACACGCTGAGGTTGATAGTAGCTACCATAGTGCCCAACCATTAGATTCCCAGAGGCAGACTGAGGATGTGGATGAGGTCCGTGAGTACATCGATTGCCGCTACCTATCTTCGCATGAGGCTATCTGGCGCTTGTTTGAATTTGATATTCACTATAGGACCCTTGCGGTGGAAAGGCTGGCTATGCACCTTCCTTTCATGAATAACGTTGTCTACCCAGCTAACCAACCCTTGTCTACTATTGTACATGACCATAGTTACATGCAGACAACCCTCACTGAATGGTTTTCTGCTAATAGGAAGTTCCCATGCGCTCGAGAGTTAACGTATATAGAATTCCCAACAAAGTGGGTCTGGCATAAAAAGTACAAGGAATGGCGCCCACGCAAGGGGCCTACAAAAATTGGTAGAGCTATATATATCAATCCTAGTTGTGGTGAGCTGTATTACCTTCGTATGCTCCTCAACGTTGCCAAGGGTGCTACTTCCTACACAGACCTCCGAACTATTAACGGTGTTCTATATCCAACATTTAAGGATGCGTGCCAGTCTATGGGTCTTCTTGGCGATGATAGTGAGTGGCGTGAGGCCCTTAGGGAAGCATCTATGTGGGGATCATCTGCTCAGATGCGTCAACTTCTTGTTACTATAATCCTTTTTTGCTCTGTCTGCGACACAGCCTCCCTCTTCAATGAATTCTATGAATATTTTACTGACGATATACTTTACAGCATAAAAAGGATGGTGCAACTACCTACCTATAATGTTCCAAAGGATCAACTAAAAAACCATGTATTGCTTGAACTGGGTTCCTTGTTTGTCAAAAATGGTGGTTTAATGACTTATTATGGTTTACCAGAGCCTGATCGAACCATGCGTAGTAGAGTTGCAAATAGGCTTTTAGCTGAGGAACTAGCCTATGACTGTGAGGATCTCATGCGAATCCATGGTACCCTCGCTGGTCAGCTGAACGTTGAACAAAAAAAGGTTTATGATGTTGTCACACAGTCGGTCTATAGGAAATCAGGCCAATTTTTTTTTGTGTATGGATGCGGTGGCACCGGCAAGACATTCCTTTGGAATGCAATTATTTCGCACCTGCGGTCTGAAAGGCTTATCGTCCTCGCTGTGGCCTCATCTGGAGTTGCTTCCCCACTACTGCCTGGAGGCCGTACTGCCCATTCCCGATTTAAAATTCCTATAGTTATTGACGAGTCGTCCATGTGCAATATTAAGAGGGGAACTTTTCTTGCTGACTTAATAGCACATAGCTCTTTGATCATATGGGATGAGGCGCCCATGACCCACCGACATTGCTTCGAATCTTTAGATCGTAGCATGCGTGACATTCTTGGGGAGACAGACTCTTCGTGTCTTAATAACTTGTTTGGTGGTAAGACCGTGGTGCTCGGCGGAGATTTCCGCCAAGTGCTGCCTGTGGTCGAGGGCGGCAGCAGGTTAGACACCATTGATGCGTCCATAACTAACTCTTATCTATGGAAACATGTTAAGATCCTAAAGCTAACAATCAATATGCGCTTACTTGAGATGTCTTGCAATGGTTTGCCAACTGATAAGGTGAGAGCATTTAGTGATTGGGTGTTGAGTATTGGGGATGGCACTGCTGCTGGTAGTAATCATACTGATGATGGAGACTCTGAGCTGGTTGAGATACCTCATGACATCTTAGTTCCGAAACTTGGCTCCCCTTTTGATAATATCATAAGATGTACCTATCCCAACTTAGACACATTCTACTCGTACCCAAACTACTTAAGGGAACGGGCTATCATTGCTCCAAAAAATGATACCATCAATGAGATTAATAACTGCGTCCTTTCTTTAATCCCAGGAAGTGAAAAGGTATACCTTAGTTCTGATTCTTTGGTTGAAACCTCCAAGGACCATG GTTGGGTCGCCCGTAATGTTGCTGCGCAATTTAAACCAGAGTGCTAG